One Actinomadura viridis genomic region harbors:
- a CDS encoding FadR/GntR family transcriptional regulator, giving the protein MRQPRVADLLADTLRSRILRGELPDGSLLPKQSALLEEFGVSKLAAREALRILETEGLITVRRGNTGGSVVHAPKRDSVAYMLALVLESRRTALPDVGFALQQIEPFCASLCAQRPDRHSAVVPALRRAHESLVHAVETGDEKRATPASREFHEAIVRLCGNETLFVVAGALETLWTAQERDWSEQATRTGSFPEPALRRRALDEHARVLTLIEEGDADGAARLLRDHLRTAQKFPTTGVTEDLPVQATLLRPLVQPAERP; this is encoded by the coding sequence ATGCGTCAGCCACGGGTGGCGGACCTGCTCGCCGACACCCTGCGGTCGCGGATCCTGCGGGGCGAGCTGCCGGACGGGAGCCTGCTGCCCAAGCAGTCGGCCCTGCTGGAGGAGTTCGGGGTCAGCAAGCTCGCCGCCAGGGAGGCGCTGCGCATCCTGGAGACCGAGGGGCTGATCACCGTCCGGCGCGGCAACACCGGCGGTTCGGTCGTGCACGCGCCCAAGCGCGACAGCGTCGCCTACATGCTCGCGCTCGTGCTGGAGTCCCGGCGGACCGCGCTGCCGGACGTCGGGTTCGCGCTCCAGCAGATCGAGCCGTTCTGCGCCTCGCTGTGCGCGCAGCGCCCCGACCGGCACTCGGCCGTCGTGCCCGCGCTGCGCCGTGCCCACGAGAGCCTCGTCCACGCCGTCGAGACCGGTGACGAGAAGCGCGCGACGCCCGCGTCCCGCGAGTTCCACGAGGCGATCGTCCGGCTGTGCGGCAACGAGACGCTGTTCGTGGTGGCGGGCGCCCTGGAGACGCTGTGGACGGCCCAGGAGCGGGACTGGTCGGAGCAGGCCACCCGCACCGGGTCCTTCCCCGAGCCCGCGCTGCGCCGCCGGGCCCTTGACGAGCACGCGCGGGTGCTCACCCTCATCGAGGAGGGCGACGCCGACGGCGCGGCCCGGCTCCTGCGTGACCACCTGCGCACCGCGCAGAAGTTTCCGACGACCGGCGTCACCGAGGACCTGCCCGTCCAGGCGACCCTCCTGCGCCCGCT
- a CDS encoding ABC transporter ATP-binding protein — translation MSGLSVRYGDSIAVSDVSLTFPGGAVSAVVGPNGAGKSSLLLAAYGSVASTGRVTLDGEDVSGLGAARRSGRGLALVPQGRQIFPTMTVRENIQVMADTLGLPGREVETALDRFPVLRERARALAGVLSGGEQQMLAVSRALMGSPKALLLDEMSTGLAPLIVAELMDTARRLADEGTAVVVVEPSIGAVRDRIDRGYVLLRGRASEPVGGGRALEAAYQHAMGVTVAEKPGEAVRHAVSQRNGR, via the coding sequence GTGAGCGGCCTGTCCGTCCGGTACGGCGATTCGATCGCCGTGTCGGACGTGTCCCTCACCTTCCCCGGGGGCGCGGTCAGCGCGGTCGTCGGCCCCAACGGGGCCGGGAAGTCCAGCCTGCTGCTCGCCGCGTACGGGTCGGTCGCGTCCACCGGCCGCGTCACCCTGGACGGCGAGGACGTCAGCGGGCTCGGCGCCGCCCGGCGGTCCGGGCGCGGGCTCGCCCTCGTCCCGCAGGGCCGGCAGATCTTCCCGACCATGACCGTCCGGGAGAACATCCAGGTCATGGCGGACACGCTCGGCCTGCCCGGCCGTGAGGTCGAGACGGCCCTGGACCGCTTCCCCGTCCTGCGCGAGCGCGCCCGCGCGCTCGCCGGGGTCCTCAGCGGCGGCGAGCAGCAGATGCTGGCGGTGTCCCGTGCCCTGATGGGCTCGCCCAAGGCGCTGCTGCTGGACGAGATGTCCACCGGCCTGGCGCCGCTCATCGTCGCCGAGCTGATGGACACCGCCCGCCGCCTCGCCGACGAGGGCACCGCCGTGGTGGTCGTCGAGCCGTCGATCGGCGCCGTCCGGGACCGGATCGACCGGGGCTACGTGCTGCTGCGCGGCCGGGCGTCCGAGCCCGTCGGCGGCGGCCGGGCGCTGGAGGCCGCCTACCAGCACGCCATGGGCGTGACGGTCGCCGAGAAGCCCGGGGAGGCCGTCCGGCACGCGGTTTCGCAGCGGAACGGAAGATGA
- a CDS encoding ABC transporter ATP-binding protein, whose protein sequence is MTTTTLLEGTGLGKSYGGVRAVDGVSLRLSAGEVLGLIGPNGAGKTTLVDLLDGAQPADRGTLSIRGRRLTGPPSRRARAGLARTFQHPHLALDLTVRENILLGAAAPRLAGIGGLLGGLAAGALRPAGSRFDATLRQVAGALDLGDLGRRCGDLTLGEQRLVEVARAIAQRPSVLLLDEPFAGADATGVAAISEAVRAVRAQGHGIILVDHNVDIVASLVDRIMLLRSGTVVFDGDPAECLASPEMQDVYFGTGGENVVA, encoded by the coding sequence ATGACGACGACCACTCTCCTCGAAGGCACCGGGCTCGGTAAGAGCTACGGCGGCGTCCGCGCGGTCGACGGCGTGTCGCTGCGCCTGTCCGCCGGGGAGGTCCTCGGGCTGATCGGCCCGAACGGCGCCGGTAAGACGACGCTGGTGGACCTGCTCGACGGCGCGCAGCCCGCCGACCGGGGGACGCTGTCCATCCGGGGGCGCAGGCTCACCGGCCCGCCCTCGCGGCGGGCCCGCGCCGGGCTCGCCCGGACCTTCCAGCACCCGCACCTCGCCCTCGACCTCACCGTCCGCGAGAACATCCTGCTCGGCGCCGCCGCCCCCCGGCTCGCCGGGATCGGCGGGCTGCTCGGCGGCCTGGCCGCGGGCGCGCTCCGTCCCGCGGGGTCCCGCTTCGACGCCACGCTGCGCCAGGTCGCCGGGGCCCTCGACCTCGGCGACCTGGGCCGCCGCTGCGGCGACCTCACGCTCGGGGAGCAGCGGCTCGTCGAGGTCGCCCGCGCGATCGCCCAGCGGCCCTCGGTGCTGCTGCTGGACGAGCCGTTCGCCGGCGCCGACGCGACCGGCGTCGCGGCGATCTCGGAGGCGGTGCGCGCCGTGCGCGCCCAGGGCCACGGGATCATCCTGGTCGACCACAACGTGGACATCGTCGCGTCCCTGGTCGACCGGATCATGCTGCTGCGCTCGGGCACGGTCGTCTTCGACGGCGACCCGGCCGAATGCCTGGCCAGCCCGGAGATGCAGGACGTCTACTTCGGAACCGGCGGTGAGAACGTTGTCGCATGA
- a CDS encoding branched-chain amino acid ABC transporter permease: MTAVSAHGETPHAGPAGRLRSAETARVLGTLALTLGVIAWAGGDLFRQDLAILGATYALLALGMYMPFNLAGVLSLAYSAYVAIGGYAVGLVATKTGWPLPLAFLLGAVASAALAVALGFATRRLSGFYLAAVTLLFGVAFQSFLLDAKGITGGALGIGSIRPLTLFGAELDRLSLIALALLTVWIVAVAMDRVRRSPFGVALQSSRDVPAAVEAAGVGVPALRLTVLGAGAAVASLGGALFTTANQTIGPDTFTLHLVTLAIFMPLLGGQGSAWGAVLGAVLVVQLTFNLQIFERAGSLIFGVAVLAVLVIAPRGILGYAGQAARWLHRRLARARGTAQGTGSGGTAR, from the coding sequence ATGACCGCGGTATCGGCACACGGAGAGACGCCGCACGCCGGCCCGGCCGGCCGGCTCCGGTCGGCGGAGACGGCCCGCGTCCTCGGCACGCTCGCCCTCACCCTGGGCGTGATCGCGTGGGCGGGCGGCGACCTGTTCCGGCAGGACCTGGCGATCCTCGGCGCCACCTACGCGCTGCTCGCGCTCGGCATGTACATGCCGTTCAACCTGGCGGGGGTGCTCTCGCTCGCCTACAGCGCCTACGTCGCGATCGGCGGGTACGCGGTCGGGCTCGTGGCCACGAAGACCGGCTGGCCGCTGCCGCTGGCCTTCCTCCTGGGAGCGGTCGCCTCCGCCGCCCTGGCGGTGGCGCTCGGGTTCGCGACGCGGCGGCTGTCGGGCTTCTACCTGGCGGCCGTGACGCTTCTGTTCGGGGTCGCCTTCCAGAGCTTCCTGCTGGACGCCAAGGGGATCACCGGCGGCGCGCTCGGCATCGGCTCCATCCGCCCGCTCACCCTGTTCGGCGCCGAGCTGGACCGGCTGTCGCTCATCGCCCTCGCGCTGCTGACCGTCTGGATCGTCGCGGTGGCCATGGACCGGGTCCGCCGGTCACCGTTCGGCGTGGCGCTGCAGAGCTCCCGGGACGTCCCGGCCGCGGTCGAGGCCGCGGGGGTGGGCGTCCCCGCCCTCCGGCTGACCGTCCTCGGGGCCGGGGCGGCGGTCGCGTCCCTCGGCGGCGCCCTGTTCACCACGGCCAACCAGACGATCGGGCCCGACACGTTCACCCTGCACCTGGTCACGCTGGCGATCTTCATGCCGCTGCTCGGCGGGCAGGGGTCGGCCTGGGGCGCGGTGCTCGGCGCGGTCCTGGTCGTCCAGCTGACCTTCAACCTGCAGATCTTCGAACGCGCCGGATCGCTGATCTTCGGCGTCGCGGTGCTGGCCGTCCTGGTGATCGCGCCGCGCGGGATCCTCGGGTACGCCGGGCAGGCCGCCCGGTGGCTGCACCGGCGCCTCGCACGCGCGAGAGGGACCGCGCAAGGGACCGGGAGCGGAGGAACGGCACGATGA
- a CDS encoding branched-chain amino acid ABC transporter permease, which yields MSAQLWVSAVQIGCFFGLVALGYYLVLEGADFFNFALGPFAMFSGLTTSWLMAERGWPLGFAAVLGIAVAALLAVVTEVALVRPIDARSGGGELPSLIAVVAVLFAVEQLAGTLFGRHLMPGRSWLPDTSLDLGVATVDGQTLVLVAATLVTFTGVWLWMRKSRYGRILRAVGSNREAARTLGMPVGRVRLVAFALAGLVVGLAGNLFSAKAGVSFQSGFGWALSGFLAMVIGGTGSVWAPLAGGLLLALAQTLVPYYLGSASLDYAVLAVAILFFALRPSGLFVRRVRV from the coding sequence ATGTCTGCGCAACTGTGGGTCTCGGCCGTCCAGATCGGATGCTTCTTCGGACTGGTGGCGCTCGGCTACTACCTGGTCCTCGAAGGAGCCGACTTCTTCAACTTCGCCCTCGGTCCCTTCGCGATGTTCTCCGGCCTGACCACCTCCTGGCTGATGGCCGAACGGGGGTGGCCGCTCGGGTTCGCCGCCGTCCTCGGCATCGCGGTCGCCGCGCTGCTCGCGGTCGTCACCGAGGTCGCGCTCGTACGGCCGATCGACGCGCGCTCGGGCGGCGGCGAGCTGCCGTCCCTGATCGCGGTGGTCGCGGTGCTGTTCGCGGTCGAGCAGCTCGCCGGCACCCTGTTCGGCCGGCACCTGATGCCGGGCCGGTCCTGGCTGCCCGACACCTCCCTCGACCTCGGGGTGGCCACGGTGGACGGGCAGACGCTGGTGCTCGTCGCGGCCACGCTCGTCACGTTCACCGGCGTGTGGCTGTGGATGCGCAAGTCCAGGTACGGCCGCATCCTGCGCGCCGTCGGCAGCAACCGGGAGGCGGCGCGCACCCTCGGGATGCCGGTCGGGCGGGTGCGGCTGGTCGCGTTCGCCCTCGCCGGCCTCGTCGTCGGGCTGGCCGGGAACCTCTTCTCGGCCAAGGCCGGGGTGAGCTTCCAGTCCGGCTTCGGATGGGCGCTGTCGGGATTCCTCGCCATGGTGATCGGCGGGACGGGGTCGGTCTGGGCGCCGCTGGCCGGCGGCCTGCTGCTGGCGCTCGCCCAGACGCTGGTCCCCTACTACCTGGGCAGCGCCTCGCTCGACTACGCCGTCCTGGCCGTCGCGATCCTGTTCTTCGCGCTGCGCCCGAGCGGCCTGTTCGTACGGAGGGTCAGAGTATGA
- a CDS encoding FadR/GntR family transcriptional regulator: protein MVASVLRERIVSGELADGEIIGPQDDLLTEFGVSKPPMREALRILESEGLITVLRGNKGGAIVHVPRTETAAQAIDLVLRSRQADPADIATALVRLEPVCAGLCAERPDRHDNVVPALEAAQRDVEEHLDDPFGFIRAARDFHAQLVFGCGNDAMAVAVGALERLWTTAEQEWAGGAAGRGEFPGLDQRSQGVKAHRRLVELIAAGDAAGAERAARRHLSAAQCHVLD, encoded by the coding sequence ATGGTCGCCTCCGTGCTGCGGGAGCGGATCGTCAGCGGCGAGCTGGCCGACGGCGAGATCATCGGCCCGCAGGACGACCTCCTCACCGAGTTCGGGGTCAGCAAGCCGCCCATGCGCGAGGCGCTGCGCATCCTGGAGTCCGAGGGCCTCATCACCGTCCTGCGCGGCAACAAGGGCGGCGCGATCGTCCACGTCCCGCGCACCGAGACGGCGGCGCAGGCCATCGACCTGGTGCTGCGTTCGCGGCAGGCCGACCCCGCCGACATCGCCACCGCCCTGGTACGGCTGGAGCCGGTGTGCGCGGGCCTGTGCGCCGAGCGTCCCGACCGGCACGACAACGTCGTCCCCGCGCTCGAGGCGGCCCAGCGCGACGTCGAGGAGCACCTGGACGACCCGTTCGGGTTCATCCGCGCCGCCCGCGACTTCCACGCCCAGCTGGTGTTCGGCTGCGGGAACGACGCGATGGCGGTGGCCGTGGGCGCGCTCGAACGGCTCTGGACCACCGCCGAGCAGGAATGGGCGGGCGGCGCCGCCGGCCGCGGCGAGTTCCCGGGTCTCGACCAGCGCTCCCAGGGCGTGAAGGCGCACCGGCGGCTGGTCGAGCTGATCGCCGCCGGTGACGCCGCGGGCGCCGAACGCGCCGCGCGGCGCCACCTCAGCGCCGCCCAGTGCCACGTCCTCGACTGA
- a CDS encoding class II aldolase/adducin family protein: MTLNVERRLMPPPVAGGAAEWTPRVMPPIGRDLSERQKLACAFRILGRSGFTENIAGHITVRADDAEELLVNPWGVWWEEMTAADICRVSMDATVIEGRWDVTPAIHIHTELHRRRPDARVVIHNHPYHATVLAALGVLPEFLHQTGSMFDGDLAFVDEYTGEIATSDLGADLADRIGDKSVVLLANHGVIVTGPSVEEATYRAATVDRQCRLMHDVLVSGRDHTLVAPTLRRSMKASLLERGTDFFWNGAVRALLRDHPEVLDR; encoded by the coding sequence GTGACCTTGAACGTTGAACGCCGGCTCATGCCGCCACCGGTCGCCGGGGGCGCCGCCGAGTGGACGCCGCGGGTGATGCCGCCGATCGGCCGGGACCTCAGCGAGCGGCAGAAGCTGGCGTGCGCGTTCCGCATCCTGGGACGGTCCGGCTTCACCGAGAACATCGCGGGCCACATCACCGTCCGGGCGGACGACGCGGAGGAGCTGCTGGTCAACCCGTGGGGCGTGTGGTGGGAGGAGATGACGGCCGCCGACATCTGCCGGGTCTCGATGGACGCGACGGTCATCGAGGGCAGGTGGGACGTCACCCCCGCGATCCACATCCACACCGAGCTGCACCGCCGCCGCCCGGACGCGCGCGTCGTCATCCACAACCACCCGTACCACGCGACGGTGCTGGCGGCGCTCGGGGTGCTGCCCGAGTTCCTGCACCAGACCGGGTCGATGTTCGACGGCGACCTGGCCTTCGTCGACGAGTACACCGGTGAGATCGCCACCTCCGACCTCGGGGCCGACCTCGCCGACCGGATCGGCGACAAGTCGGTGGTGCTCCTCGCCAACCACGGCGTGATCGTGACCGGTCCGTCGGTGGAGGAGGCGACCTACCGCGCGGCGACGGTGGACCGGCAGTGCCGGCTCATGCACGACGTGCTGGTCTCCGGGCGCGACCACACCCTCGTGGCCCCCACCCTGCGGCGCAGCATGAAGGCGTCGCTGCTCGAACGCGGCACGGACTTCTTCTGGAACGGGGCCGTCCGCGCGCTGCTGCGCGACCATCCGGAGGTGCTGGACCGCTGA